The DNA segment CCTGGTGACCGCGTCGCTCTTCGAAGAGCAGGTCCAGATCTCCAACCAGCGGATGGAAGACCTGGTCATGTATTTCGGGCAACGCCATCAGAGCGAATTCCCCCTCCGCCCCGGTTCGCCGGAATCGGAGGGCGGTCCCGAGGAGCACCTCGTCTGGGTCCGGAAAGCCAAGGAGGCCGCCGACATCCCCGTCATCGCCAGCCTCAACGCCGTGACGAAATCGGTCTGGCGCAAATGGGCGCAGCGGCTTGCCGACACCGGCGTAGACGGTCTGGAACTGAACTTCTACGCCACGCCGACGGACCCCAACAAAAAGGCTCAGTTCATCGAAGAAGAACAGCTGCGCATCGTCGAGGATATCAAAAAGGAGCTCTCCCTCCCCATAGCGGTGAAGTTGAGCCCCTTCTACACCAACCCCCTGAATGTGGTCAGCAGGATGGCCTCCGCCGGCGCCGACGCGGTGGTGCTGTTCAACCGTTTCTTCCAGCCCGACATCGACGTGGACAGGGAACAACAGGTTTTCACCTTCGACCTCAGCGAACCCCAGGAACACCGTCTGCCCCTGCGTTTCGCCGGACTGCTGCACGGCAAGCTCAAGGCGGATATCTGCTGCAGCGGGGGAATCACCGACGCCAAGGATGCCGTGAAGATGATCATGGCCGGCGCCGATACGGTCCAGATGGTGGGCACCCTCTACAAAAACAAGCTCGCCTACCTGGAGACGATGCGCACCGAGATGAACCAGTGGCTGGACGCCCGGGGCTACAAGGGTCTCAACGAGCTCCGCGGCAAGCTTGACAAACTGCACAGCGACGACGAGTACGCCTACGAACGCGCCCAGTACGTCAGCATCCTCATGCAGTCCGGCGCCAGCGTGAACGACTATCCGCTGATCTGAGACGCCTCGAAACCGAAGCAACCCGGACACAGCCGAGGGAGGACCGGTGCCCCGCACCGGCCTCCCTGTTCATCTGTATTCCGACTCTACCGGTACTCCCGCCGTTCGATACAGTAGCAGCTCTCCCCCCGGGGTGTAACAGCCGAACTGCAGAATGTGTAACAGTACCGTTACGCCGGCGCTACGGATGGGTCCAGTACTTCCGGAACCAGGTCTCCATCTCGGCGACCACCACCCCGCCGAGGATCACCAGTCCACCGACCACCACCTGGAGATTCAGCGCCTCCTGTCCCATCATCACAGCCTCTATATATCCCATGGGGCTTTCCAGGGAGAGGATGATGGCCGCATGGGTCTCGGGGCTGAAGCGCATGGCCATGGGCTGGGCCAGAAAGGGAAGCACCGTCACGATGATCACCACAAAGAGGATCCCGCCCCACACCCTGGGGGCAAAGGCCAGCAGATTCGGACAGGGCTCAAAGATGGCGGCCACCACAAGGAGCACCACCCC comes from the Synergistales bacterium genome and includes:
- a CDS encoding dihydroorotate dehydrogenase-like protein is translated as MATLETQYMGLELNNPFIVGASKLTADLPTMKQLEEAGAGALVTASLFEEQVQISNQRMEDLVMYFGQRHQSEFPLRPGSPESEGGPEEHLVWVRKAKEAADIPVIASLNAVTKSVWRKWAQRLADTGVDGLELNFYATPTDPNKKAQFIEEEQLRIVEDIKKELSLPIAVKLSPFYTNPLNVVSRMASAGADAVVLFNRFFQPDIDVDREQQVFTFDLSEPQEHRLPLRFAGLLHGKLKADICCSGGITDAKDAVKMIMAGADTVQMVGTLYKNKLAYLETMRTEMNQWLDARGYKGLNELRGKLDKLHSDDEYAYERAQYVSILMQSGASVNDYPLI